CCGCCGGGTGGTCGCTGCCGGCCGGGACGTCCTCGGGGTCGACCGTGGCGGCCGCGCGGACCTCGACGGTCTCGGTCGCGGGGTTGCGCTCGCCGATCCACGCGCCCTCGTAGGCTGGTTCCTCCGCGACGCGCTCGCAGACGGCCGCTTCGAGGTCCGACCGCGAGGTCGACCCCGCGACGGCGGCGGTGACGTCCTGGATCAGCCCCTCGACCCGGTCGAGAATGTACTCGAGTTCCTCCCGGCGGCGTTCGGCTTCGAGTTCGGCCTCCTTGCGGGCGGTGATCTCGTTCTGGAAGCCGACGTAGTGGGTCAGGTCCCCGCGGTCGTCCCGCACGGGGGCGATGGTGACCTCGTTCCAGAACGGGGAGCCGTCCTTCCGGTAGTTTCTCACTTCGACGGTCACCGGCTCCTCGGCGTCGATCCCGCGGCGCATCTCGGCGACTGCCTTCGGGTCGGTGTCCTCGCCCTGCAGGAACCGGCAGTTCTGTCCGACGACCTCGTCGGCCGTGTAGCCCGTGATCTCCCGGTAGGCCTCGTTGACGTAGACAAGCGGGTTGTCCTCCCGCGAGGGGTCCGAGATTGTCACGCCGACCGGCGCCTCGTCGACCGCGCGCGCTTTCACCGCTCGGTCGGTGTCGGTCGGGCGGCCGTCGGCCGTCTCGAACGTGACGGTCGCGCCGTCCGCGCCGCGGTGGACCCGCGCGTCGTAGCCGTCGTGGTCGAGCGCGACGTGCCTGCTCGTCCCGACGGTCGCCTCCGCTATCTCCTCCTCCAGGGTCTCCCAGACGCCGTTCAGGACGGTTTCGGCGGGTCGCCCGTCGGCGTCCGGGGGCAGGTCGAACGCGTCGCGGGCGGCCTCGTTCGCGTACGCGACCGTCCCGTCGACGACCGCGACGACGGGGTCGACGACGTACGCGAGGGCCGCGGCCGCCCCCTCGCCACCTCCGACTGGCCGGGAGTTCCGTTCGGTGTCGACGTCCTCCATAACCCTACTAGCGTAGGTGGCGCTATTAACTGTGGGGCCAGCAGTTATGGGGTTCGATGCGGTATGATAAAACATGGCACTGGAGAAGGGGCGATCGCCGTTCGAACGGCTCCGTCGGAAGTTCGAGGCGTCGGAGCGGCGCTGTTCGGCGTGCGGGCACGTCGACACCGAGGGGGGCTGGCGGGTGACCGCCTCGGGGAGCCGCGTGCGCTACCAGTTCGTCTGCCCCGTCTGCGACGCCGTCGAGACGCGGGACCTCCGCCTCGGATGAGCGCCGCTCGCGGGCGGTCGGTGGCCGCCGAGCGCCGCTGCCGGCGGTAGACGAAGGCGCTTTACGCCCGCGGGCGCTTTTCCCGGTAATGAGTGAACCTACGCCCGAGGTCTACGAACAGGGCAGGGGTATGGACGCCCACAACCGGGTGATGCGCGAGATCCGCTCGCGCAAGGAGCGCAGCTACGACCCCCACGAGCCCACCCGCGTCTGGCTGGACGAGGACAACACCCCCGACGGCGTCACCGAGAGCCTGACGATCATCCTCAACACCGGCGGCTGCCGGTGGGCCCGCGCCGGCGGCTGTACGATGTGCGGCTACGTCGCCGAGAGCGTCGAGGGCGGCAGCGTCAGCCACGAGGCGCTGCTGGACCAGATCGACGTCTGTCTCGAACACGAGGCCGAGACTGCGGACGACCCGGCCGACCTGATCAAGATCTACACCTCCGGCTCCTTCCTCGACGACCGCGAGGTCGGCCCCGAAACCCGCGAGGCCATCGCCGAGACGTTCGCCGACCGCGAGCGGATCGTCCTCGAGTCCCTGCCCGACTTCGTCGACCGCGAGAAACTCGCCGCGTTCACCGACCGCGGCCTCCAGACCGACGTCGCCATCGGCCTCGAAACCGCCACCGACCGCGTCCGGCGCGACTGCGTGAACAAGTACTTCGACTTCGCGGACTTCGAGGACGCCTGCGCCGAGGCCGTCGCCGCCGACGCGGGCGTGAAGGCCTACCTCCTGTTGAAACCGCCCTTCCTCACCGAGTCCGAGGCGGTCGACGACATGATCTCCTCGATCGAGCGCTGTGCCGAGGTCGACGGCTGTCACACCGTCTCGATGAACCCCTGTAACGTCCAGCGCTACACCATGGTCGACGAACTCCACTTCCGCGGCGGCTACCGCCCGCCGTGGCTCTGGTCGGTCGCGCACGTCCTCGCGGAGACGGCCGACGTCGACGCCATCGTCGTCTCCGACCCGGTCGGCCACGGCTCCGATCGCGGCCCGCACAACTGCACGGACTGTGACGACCTCGTCCAGAAGGCGATCAAGGACTTCGACCTCCGGCAGGACCCCTCGGTCTTCGAGCAGGTCTCCTGTGAGTGCGAGGCGACCTGGGAGGCCGTGATGGACCTCGAACGCGGCTACAACGGGCCGCTGACGCGGTAATTTTAGGCCCGCTCGAACCCGCGGAGGACCCCCTGCCCGTCGGTGCCGCCGACGTCGGGCAGCGTCGCCCGCTCGGGGTGGGGCATCATCACCGCGACGGTGTCGCGCTCGCCGAGGACGCCCGCGACGTCGTGCTTCGAGCCGTTGGGGTTCGCCGCCGGCGTCACCTCGCCGTCGGCGTCGCAGTACCGGAAGAGCACGCGGTCGTCGGCTTCGAGTTCCGCGAGGCGGTCGTCGGCGACCTCGTAGCGGCCCTCGCCGTGGGCGATGGGAATCTCGATCACCTCGCCTTCCTCGTAGGCCGCGGTCCACGGGGTGTCCGCCCGCTCGACGCGCAGGTGGACGTGCTCGCACTGGAAGCGGGCGCTCTCGTTCGTGGTGAACGCCCCCTCGGTGAGCCCCGACTCGCAGCCGATCTGGGCGCCGTTGCAGACTCCCAGCACGGGGACGCCCTCGCTCGCGGCCTCGCGGACCTCGGCCACGACCGGCGAGCGGGCGGCCATCGCGCCGGCGCGCAGGTAGTCGCCGTAGGAGAAGCCGCCGGGGAGGACGATCCCCGTCGCGTCGGCGGGGAGGCCGTCCTCGTGCCAGACGATCTCGGCGTCGATGCCGAGGTGGGCGAGCGCGCGCTCGGCGTCGCGGTCGCAGTTCGAACCGCCAAAGCGGACGATCGCGACCGTCACGGGCGCCACCTCCCGGCGGTCGCGGTCGGCGTGATCGCGACGGTCATCTACCGCTCCTCGACCTCCACGTCGTAGTCGTGGATGGTCGGGTTCGCGAGCAGCCGTTCGGCCATCTCGCTCGCGCGCTCGGCGGCCTCCTCGCTCCCCTCGGCGTCGAGGTCGATCTCGAAGCGGTCGGCCGAGCGCAGCGCCTCGACCTCGAAGCCGAGGCGTTCGAGGGCACGCCGCGTCGTCTCGGCCTCGGGGTCGAGCACCCCCCGTTTGAGTCGGACGGTCACCGTCGCGGTGTAGGCGGTCATCACCCGAAACCCCGCATCCGTGCTCAAAAACGCTTTCGGCTTGCCTCGGTCATGCACGTTCGTGGATATGGGCGCGACGGCGGCGGGCGCGGGCGCCGATCCGTGAGGTTTTCGGTCGTCGAGCACCCATTTCGTTCGGTCATGGACTCCATTCGCACGGGCCTGAGTTACGGTGACGTGCTGCTCGTCCCGCAGCGGTCGCCGGTCGACAGCCGGGGCAACGTCGACCTCTCGACGAAGCTGACGCCGACCGTCGAGCTGGAGACGCCGCTGCTGTCGGCGGCGATGGACACGGTGACGGAGGCCGACCTCGCCGTCGCGCTCGGCGAGGCCGGCGGCTTCGGGACGATCCACCGCTTTCTCACCGTCGAAGAACAGCGCGCGGAGGTACGCGAGGCGGCCGACGCGGGCGTGCCGGTCGGCGCCGCCGTCGGGATCAACGAGGACTACGTCGGCCGGACCGAGGCCGCCCTCGAAGCGGGGGCGACGGCCGTCGTCGTCGACGTCGCCCACGGCCACCTCGAACGGACGCTCGAAGCCGTCTCGCGGCTCCGCGAGGAGTTCCCCGACGCCGAACTCGTCGCGGGCAACGTCGCCACGCCGGAGGGCGTGCGCGACCTCTACGAGGCCGGCGCGGACTGCGTGAAAGTCGGCATCGGCCCGGGATCGCACTGCACGACCCGGAAGGTCGCCGGCGCGGGCGTCCCCCAGTTGACGGCCGTCGACGACTGCGCCGAGGTGGCCCACGACCTCGGGATCACCGCCATCGCCGACGGCGGCATCCGGACCTCCGGCGACGCGGCGAAGGCGCTGATGGCCGGCGCGGACACGGTGATGATGGGCAGCCTCTTCGCGGGGACCGAGGAGGCGCCGAGCGAGGTACTCGAGATCGACGGCATCCGCTACAAGCGCTCGCGGGGGATGGCGACGACGGCCGCGGCGGAGGAGCGCCCGGACAAGGAGGAGAACGTCCGCGCCGACGAGGGCGTCGAGGGGTTGACGCCGTACAAGGGCCCCGTCGCCGACGTCGCCGAGGAGTTCTGTGCCGGCATCGCCTCCGGGCTCTCCTACTGCGGCGGCCACACGATCGAACGCGCCCGAGAGAACGCCGAGTTCATCCGGGCCGCCCCGAGCGCCAAGGAGCGCGAGGGCGCCCACACCGACCAGGAGTGGGAGACGATCACCGTCGACAGCATCGAGCGGGCTCGCGTGGACGACTGACGTCCGCTCGGTCAGGTTTACGCGGAAGGGAGGGCTTTTGACCGTCCGCCGCTTGAGCCCGTACTGATGTCTCGAACGCCGCTCGAGCGGAGGTGGAGCCGATGACGACCGATCTGACCGAGATCACGGTCGTCGGAGGAGACGACACCGGGCTCGTCGCCCGGGTGACCACGCTCCTGTTCGAGCGCGGAATCAACATCGAGGACGTAGATCAGGCGGTCCGCGACGGCGTCTTCCGGATGTACCTCGCCGTCGACACCTCGGAGATGGTCTGTACGCGGGAGAAACTCCGCGCGGACCTCCACGACCTCGGGGACGAACTCGGCCTCGACGTACAGGTGCGGTTCCCCGCCGACCGCGAGACCCAGCAGATCGCCGTCCTCGTCACGAAGGAGAGCCACTGCCTCGAAGCGCTGTTCGAGGCGTGGGCCAACGACGACCTCGGCGCGGACATCGGGGTCGTCATCGGCAACCACGACGACCTGCGGCCGCTGGCCGAACACTACGGCGTCCCGTTCCACGACGTCGGCACCGAGAACGGCCGGCAAAACGAGGAGCGACTGCTCGACCTGCTCGCGGAGTACGACGCCGACCTGATCGTCCTCGCGCGGTACATGCGCATCCTCAGCCCGAACGTCGTGTTCCGCTACGAGGACCGCATCATCAACGTCCACCCCTCGCTGCTGCCGGCGTTCCCCGGCGCGGAAGCCTACCGGCAGGCCCTCGAAGAGGGGGTACGGGTCGCCGGCGTCACCGCCCACTACGTCACGACGGACCTCGACCAGGGGCCGATCATCACCCAGCGGGCGTTCGACGTCCCCGACGACGCCGACCTCGCGGAGATGAAAGCCCGCGGCCAGCCCCTGGAGGCCGAGGCGCTGCTCGAAGCGGTCCGCCTGCACTTAAACGGCGACGTCTCGGTCCACCGCGGCCGGACGACGGTCCGCGAGAACGGCACCGGCTACCAGCTCGGCCTCCCGGCGGAGGTCGACGCGCTCACGCCGGACCGGCCGGTCGACGGGATCGGGTCGGCGGTCGCCGAGGACGACTAGACCCTCTCCCACGCCGCCAGACACGTCTCGTCGCAGAACTGCCGGTAGACGACCTCGCCATCCTCTACGGTGGTTTCGACCCGTCGGCGCCCGTCGGCCGCGATCCGGTCGCCGCAGGTCGCACACCGCGGCGAGGGGTCGTCCGCGTTCGAGTCGACCATCGGACGGGAGGAGGGCCGAGACGCACTTGAACGAACCTGTTGCGGCGGTATCGGCCGCCCGGGGGACCGCCGCGGCCGACCGACCTGACGGCTCAGTCGCCGTCCCGGCCGACGTCGACGTTCTCGAAGAACGGCCGGACGTCGTCGGTCAGTTGCGCCTTCAGGTTCCGGAGTTCGCCCTCGGTGAGCGTCGCCGTCAGCGCGTCCGTGACGGCGTCGGCGTACCGCTCGGCGTCGTCCGGTTCGAGGTCCGTCCCGCGGAGGCGCTCGGCGACGCGGTCGACGAACGCCGCGCGGTCGTAGCCGGCGGCGTCGTGGTCGGCGTGCTCGATGGTGCCCGCGAGGTCGTCGGGGAGCCGGGCGGCCACGTCCTCGGCCTGCCCGCCGCTGACCGTCTCGCCGAGCGTCCCGAGGACGGCCTCGCTCGCCGCCTGCGCCCGGTCGTCCCCGTCGACGTGGCCGTGCCGGCGAACGAGCGCGTAGAACTCAGTCTCCTGCATGCGCCTCGACCGAGGCCGGTGACGGGAATCGGCGTTGGGCAGTCAGGTGCAAGCCCGTCGGTGCGGTTCGACGCGCGGACCGACACGGTTTATCATCACGAACGGCGTACTATAGCATGGTATGGCACAACAGGAAGTACAACAGGAGCTGTACGTCGACCGGTACACGCTCGGACTCGTCGGGCCGGACCAGGAGTGGGCGGGAACGGTCGCCGACGGCGGGACGATCCGGACGTACACGCCGCCGGGTTGCTGGGGCCCGATGATCACGCCCTCGTTTCGCGGCGGCCACGAGGTGACCCGGCCGATCCGCGTCGAGGGGGCCGAGGTCGGCGACGCGGTCGCGCTGACGATCCGCGAGATCGAGGTGACGAGCATGGCGACGAGCACGGGCTCGATGGCCGAGCGCGAGGACGCCTTCGGCGACGACCCGTTCGTCGACCACCGCTGTCCGGAGTGTGGGACCGAGTGGCCCGAGACGGTCGTCGAGGGGACGGGTGAAGACGCGATCCGCTGTGCGGAGTGTGGCGCGAACGCCTCCTCGTTCGGCTTCGAGTACGGCTACACCGTCGCGTTCGACGACGACCACGCCGTTGGGATCACCCTCGACGACGCGGCCGCCCACGAACTCGCCGAGGACGCCGAAGACGTGATGGATATTCCCGAGAACTCCCGCCAGCACCCCATCCTGCTGTACGCACCCTCGGAGATGCCGGGGACGCTCGGACGGCTGCGGCCGTTCATCGGGAACGTCGGGACGACCCCGTCGGTCACGATGCCCGACTCGCACAACGCGGGCGACTTCGGCCAGTTCCTGATCGGCGCCGACCACGACTACGGCCTCGACGGCGAGGCCGACCTCGACGCCCGGACCGACGGCCACATGGACGTCCCCGAGGTCCGGGCGGGCGCGACGCTGATCTGCCCCGTCAAGGTCGACGGCGCCGGCGTCTACGTCGGCGACCTCCACGCCAATCAGGGCGACGGCGAACTCTCCTTGCACACGACCGACGTCAGCGGGGCGGTGACGATGGACGTCGAAGTGATAAAGGGCCTCGACGTCGACGGCCCGATCCTCCTGCCCAACGAGGAGGACCTGCCGTTTATCAGCCGGCCCTACAGCGACGAGGAGCGCGAGCGGGGCCGCGACCTCGCGGCCGACCACGGCGTTGACCTCGAAGAGGGGATGGGCCCGATTCAGGTGATCGGCTCGGGCGCG
The Salinilacihabitans rarus DNA segment above includes these coding regions:
- a CDS encoding bacterio-opsin activator domain-containing protein — its product is MEDVDTERNSRPVGGGEGAAAALAYVVDPVVAVVDGTVAYANEAARDAFDLPPDADGRPAETVLNGVWETLEEEIAEATVGTSRHVALDHDGYDARVHRGADGATVTFETADGRPTDTDRAVKARAVDEAPVGVTISDPSREDNPLVYVNEAYREITGYTADEVVGQNCRFLQGEDTDPKAVAEMRRGIDAEEPVTVEVRNYRKDGSPFWNEVTIAPVRDDRGDLTHYVGFQNEITARKEAELEAERRREELEYILDRVEGLIQDVTAAVAGSTSRSDLEAAVCERVAEEPAYEGAWIGERNPATETVEVRAAATVDPEDVPAGSDHPAAATLATADAAVERVDGATLAAFPLQYNDVEYGVLVVRTADERPVEERERVILSALTRAVASGVNARETSRTLATDAVVAVELEVVDRSLAPVALSADADCRLEYNRSVQEADATAAVFTAAGASTADIEAAAADLDGIELETLVEGEDGGVVELASTDGPDLVSWLSDRGVVVRSIEAEGGSASVALDVPRSKNVRGVVEAVEERYPGTDVTSFRGRERDGDTRRELAARLEADLTDRQFATLQRAYLGGYFEWPRPTTGEELAQSMGVARPTFHEHLRTAEAKLCRAFFGDD
- a CDS encoding HVO_0649 family zinc finger protein, whose translation is MALEKGRSPFERLRRKFEASERRCSACGHVDTEGGWRVTASGSRVRYQFVCPVCDAVETRDLRLG
- a CDS encoding archaeosine biosynthesis radical SAM protein RaSEA; this translates as MSEPTPEVYEQGRGMDAHNRVMREIRSRKERSYDPHEPTRVWLDEDNTPDGVTESLTIILNTGGCRWARAGGCTMCGYVAESVEGGSVSHEALLDQIDVCLEHEAETADDPADLIKIYTSGSFLDDREVGPETREAIAETFADRERIVLESLPDFVDREKLAAFTDRGLQTDVAIGLETATDRVRRDCVNKYFDFADFEDACAEAVAADAGVKAYLLLKPPFLTESEAVDDMISSIERCAEVDGCHTVSMNPCNVQRYTMVDELHFRGGYRPPWLWSVAHVLAETADVDAIVVSDPVGHGSDRGPHNCTDCDDLVQKAIKDFDLRQDPSVFEQVSCECEATWEAVMDLERGYNGPLTR
- the purQ gene encoding phosphoribosylformylglycinamidine synthase I, whose amino-acid sequence is MTVAIVRFGGSNCDRDAERALAHLGIDAEIVWHEDGLPADATGIVLPGGFSYGDYLRAGAMAARSPVVAEVREAASEGVPVLGVCNGAQIGCESGLTEGAFTTNESARFQCEHVHLRVERADTPWTAAYEEGEVIEIPIAHGEGRYEVADDRLAELEADDRVLFRYCDADGEVTPAANPNGSKHDVAGVLGERDTVAVMMPHPERATLPDVGGTDGQGVLRGFERA
- the purS gene encoding phosphoribosylformylglycinamidine synthase subunit PurS codes for the protein MTAYTATVTVRLKRGVLDPEAETTRRALERLGFEVEALRSADRFEIDLDAEGSEEAAERASEMAERLLANPTIHDYDVEVEER
- a CDS encoding guanosine monophosphate reductase produces the protein MDSIRTGLSYGDVLLVPQRSPVDSRGNVDLSTKLTPTVELETPLLSAAMDTVTEADLAVALGEAGGFGTIHRFLTVEEQRAEVREAADAGVPVGAAVGINEDYVGRTEAALEAGATAVVVDVAHGHLERTLEAVSRLREEFPDAELVAGNVATPEGVRDLYEAGADCVKVGIGPGSHCTTRKVAGAGVPQLTAVDDCAEVAHDLGITAIADGGIRTSGDAAKALMAGADTVMMGSLFAGTEEAPSEVLEIDGIRYKRSRGMATTAAAEERPDKEENVRADEGVEGLTPYKGPVADVAEEFCAGIASGLSYCGGHTIERARENAEFIRAAPSAKEREGAHTDQEWETITVDSIERARVDD
- a CDS encoding formyltetrahydrofolate deformylase, translated to MTTDLTEITVVGGDDTGLVARVTTLLFERGINIEDVDQAVRDGVFRMYLAVDTSEMVCTREKLRADLHDLGDELGLDVQVRFPADRETQQIAVLVTKESHCLEALFEAWANDDLGADIGVVIGNHDDLRPLAEHYGVPFHDVGTENGRQNEERLLDLLAEYDADLIVLARYMRILSPNVVFRYEDRIINVHPSLLPAFPGAEAYRQALEEGVRVAGVTAHYVTTDLDQGPIITQRAFDVPDDADLAEMKARGQPLEAEALLEAVRLHLNGDVSVHRGRTTVRENGTGYQLGLPAEVDALTPDRPVDGIGSAVAEDD
- a CDS encoding DUF7576 family protein; amino-acid sequence: MVDSNADDPSPRCATCGDRIAADGRRRVETTVEDGEVVYRQFCDETCLAAWERV
- a CDS encoding DUF2267 domain-containing protein — its product is MQETEFYALVRRHGHVDGDDRAQAASEAVLGTLGETVSGGQAEDVAARLPDDLAGTIEHADHDAAGYDRAAFVDRVAERLRGTDLEPDDAERYADAVTDALTATLTEGELRNLKAQLTDDVRPFFENVDVGRDGD
- a CDS encoding acetamidase/formamidase family protein — encoded protein: MAQQEVQQELYVDRYTLGLVGPDQEWAGTVADGGTIRTYTPPGCWGPMITPSFRGGHEVTRPIRVEGAEVGDAVALTIREIEVTSMATSTGSMAEREDAFGDDPFVDHRCPECGTEWPETVVEGTGEDAIRCAECGANASSFGFEYGYTVAFDDDHAVGITLDDAAAHELAEDAEDVMDIPENSRQHPILLYAPSEMPGTLGRLRPFIGNVGTTPSVTMPDSHNAGDFGQFLIGADHDYGLDGEADLDARTDGHMDVPEVRAGATLICPVKVDGAGVYVGDLHANQGDGELSLHTTDVSGAVTMDVEVIKGLDVDGPILLPNEEDLPFISRPYSDEERERGRDLAADHGVDLEEGMGPIQVIGSGATINDATQNAFDRAGALLDMTEGEVRSRCTFTGGVQIGRLPGVVQLDMLAPMDVLEQRGLAHLVREQYGL